tttctcagctgGAGAGATTTACCAGCATGAGAagtaagaaggagaaagaaaagcccAATTCTGCTCATAGAAATTCTTCTGCATTTTATGGGGATGATCCCACAGCACAGTCATTGCAAGATGTTTCAGATGAGCAAGTTCTAGTACTCTTTGAACAGATGCTGGTAAGTTCCCCACCTCAAAACATTGCTTCTTCTTGAAAATGCTTTTATGGgcatgtttgttgtttagtcactaagtcatgtccaactctttgagacttcctgaactgtacctgccaggcttctctgtctatgggatttcccaggcaagaatactggagtgggttgccatttccttctccatttatagGCATGATGGGTCCTTTTTCATGCACAGCCCTCCTTAACTAGCCCTTAATTACCAAAAAAACGCTCTAGGTTTAATAGAGAACTTAATAGCAGCTCCATTAATGAAGGGACTAAATATACAGGCACCAATCCGTAGATTGGAATCTGTGAATTAGGCTTAGAAATATCTGATCACTGACCACCTTGTTAGTCTCTTTCAGCCCAGCAGCACTTAAGCCACAAAGATACAGAGTGACTGGGCCAACTAATGTGGTAGTGTGATGACAGCCAGAGTAGATAAAGATTTAAAACATTCACAACAAAATCTCTACAAAGAAGAAACTTTGGAGACGTGGAAAGGTGTCATTTGCCCAAGGTCTTCTGTTTAGTGGTAAATCTGGAAAGAGAATTCTGATGTTATAATCACTAGAAGACCCTTTTAGGCTGGGTCAGTTCAGTAATAACCTGTGCATGGGTGACACTGACTTTGCTGCCCTCAGTGAGAACCGCTGAGTAAGGACACTCAGAGAATGTCCATCAGTGCTGAGGGCTGCAGAGTTTTGAGTACATGTTTATACGGTTTCATGAGACCTATGGATTAACTTGGATTTACCATCTCAGCTTCAATTAGAGACTAGTGGCGAGTCTAACTAAGTTAAAAGCATGGAATTAAAACCCTTAATACAGGGCCTGGTACCTGTGGTTGTAAACCCTCAACCAGTACTACTACTATTACTTTTCACTGAAGCTTTCAGTTTGTCTCATAATGATCCAAGTGTGTTAAGAGTCTAAGACATGTTAGGGGCTTTGGATTGCAAATTGAGATGTCTTCAGGGCAAGGGGAGGTAGCATTAATAAGTTAAGGGCTACATAaaagatgataaaaagaaaaagagactgcAGTAAAATGAAGAACATTTGGCGTTTTTGTTAAAAGCCAGCCACAGTTCACTTCCAGGTTTTGAAGCATTCCGGTTGGGAATGCTAGCCCAGTAATCCCAGATGTTTCTATTTTTCAAGAAGCCAGAAatctgtatgttttaaaaaagcaacaaaaattgttttttttttaaacaaatagccAGCATTCAGATTTCCCTAAtaaggtcatttaaaaaaaattttgtttattcaagTCGCGATTCCAGATAGGGTCCATTGTAATATTCTCCGAAGTTTCATTTGAACTAtagattttcctttccttcctattGCTATAAAAAGTTTCTTGAAGAAGCTGTTTGACTTTTACAGTTTTCTGTAATGTTAAATTTGTTGATTGTATCCCTTGGTgctagaaattcatttttttttatgaagtctctcaaatttaaaatgttgaaatttttAGAAGACAAAGCATACTTAGAAATTTTAGAAGACAAAGTATACTTCATCTTTGGGTCTGATTCAGCCTCAGGGCCGctattttgcaacttttctgttcagtttatctgtaaaaggaggaagaaagcacCAGAAATTGAGTCAGAAAAAAGTCAGATTACTATTACGGTTTGGTGGTGGTGATTCcttcacacatcacacacacacacacggagaagAAATTgaatatttccactttttcctcctatacattcccattttaaataatattctggACTTGTTAGGGTTGAACTTCTGCTCACAGAGATAGGAGGCTCAGACAGATGGTTTCATATGTAACATGCTCAAGCAGGGCCTTTCTCCTGATAACACACTCCAGATTATGTCTGTTGAGGGAATTTGTCAGTTTCCAGTTTGTTCTTCATGGAGGAGTTTGTCCAGGGACTTAGTTAACCAGGAATAATGGGTGTTTAGGCCTAGAGTGGCACAGATTTTGCTGGTGTTTGAATGGTGCCAGTGGTTCAGTGCTTCAGCCTGAAGAAATTACTAAAGTCCATCCCAAGTGCAGAAAATATTAATGctatgtttgcttttctttcaacAATACAAAGTAAGTTTTCCCTCTGTATTGAGAGTCCGTTCTTGTTAGGAGTAAATTtaagtgtatgtatataaaaatgtctGTTGGGATTTATACTAAAATGTTAACCATATTTATTCCTGAGGAATTCCCATCATCTATAATAGCTTAAGTCTCTAGGGGTCAGGAAAATTTCTTTATTCAGTAAGCATTTAGTGTGTTCGTCTCTTCACTAACTGTACTAAATATTAAATACTCAAACTTGTAAGGAATTTAAAGcaattttcccccttttttctcctgcTACTAGCTGGATATGAACCTGAATGAGGAGAAACAGCAACCTTTGAGAGAGAAGGACATTATCATCAAGAGAGAGATGGTGTCCCAGTACTTACACACCTCCAAGGCTGTGAGTCCTGGGGCAGGTACCCATGACATGGGAGACTGTGCCCTTATCTTGGCCATGTTTGTTTTGTTACTTTCACAGAACATTTTATGTCCACGTCagttctatttcattcttttatgtaaaCTTACTCATTTTTTACCTTTACTTGAGTTACTTTTCTTACATATATTTGCCTAATTCAATCATCATAAAGTATGTATGagtaatgggaaggaaattctgaaTCTCATCGTTCTGTGGTATGTATGATGGGTGTCTGCCCTCATACTGTTTAAATGGTATTAACTAATACTAGTCCAATTTATGACTGAGTCCAGTGTTTACTGACCTCTGTTTGCTTCTTTCCAGGGCATGAGCCAGAAGGAGAGCTCTAGGTCAGCCATGATGTACATTCAGGAGTTGAGGTCAGGCTTGCGGGATATGCCTCTGCTCAGCTGCCTGGAGTCCCTTCGTGTCTCCCTCAACAACAACCCTGTCAGGTGAGGATTTGAAGGTGGAAACAGAAGTAAGAGCCCACTGCAGAATTCACTGATGGGGATTAGAGATCAGAGGAGTCAGGGAAGTATGAGAATGTTCTGGATTGGGAGTAAGAAGTTGCcaggacacattttatttttgtggataAGAGTATATTGATTTGATATTGCGTTGTCTTTGTGCCTTACAGTTGGGTCCAAACATTTGGTGCTGAGGGCCTGGCCTCCTTATTGGACATCCTTAAACGACTTCATGATGAGAAGGAGGAGACTGCTGGGTGAGGACTTCCAAGTCTTGTCATCTTCTAGGTGGAGGGTAGTAGAGGACTTGGCTATTTGctgtaaaggaggaaatggcataaATGTAAAGTTAGGACTACGACATTATATGTTGGCTGAGAATGGGGTTTATCGTGGGGGTGACTGGAGGATGAATAATTATTATAGGTACaggaaaaggtagaggaacttAAATTTCTCAGTATATACCACATATGATTGTGAGTCTCCCAATACAGGTTCTTATCCCATCTGGAAATGTGGTCTGATTAGTCCAGAGCTCTCCCGTGATCTGGTCTGGGTCGTATCTCATTTGGAAATATGTGTGATCAGTTTGAGACTAACTTTATGATAGTCTTCAGGGTTGAAATAATTCTTGCACTGACTTAAGTTAGGCTTTCTTGAAGCCAACCTGACCCAGTATGGTTTCTCTACTTCCTGGGATCTTTCCAAAGCAAAACACAGGTCCTCTGCCTCCTGAAAGTACAGACTTGAAACCTTTGGTGTAGATGAGGCAAGCAATAATAGATAGGATGCTATTGTGATAGAATTTAGCCCTTAGGAGCCTACTAGGAGTTAAAGGGGAGATTTTAATATAATACTAAATTCTTCGTTAATGAGAGGATTAGCCAGTGGTTCTTTTCTTCAGCTATCTCTTTTTGCCAGTGTTTCAGAACAAAGTGCTATGTGCTAGAGTTTACTCAGCTACTAGTTGGGAGTGTTCATAAGACCCTTGTTTATAGTTGAAAAGTCAGTGGGAGATAGGTGTAGAATAAAGGGACTTCACTAATTATGTCTTCTACACACAGAGGCTATGACAGCCGTAACAAGCATGAGATCATTCGCTGCTTGAAAGCTTTTATGAATAACAAGGTAAGATTGTTCCCATTCTCATTCTGACTCCCATCATGACCCCTGTTTTGCTCTTCTGTTGGCAAACTCAAAAAAGAAGGACCTAGAAATACAAGGTTCAAGACTTCTAGCTTTCCTTTTTAGTATTATAACTTTTGATTACCACATACACATACTGTTACATATCTTTTTCCTCAGTTGTAATGTCTATTTCAGAGGAAAggcttaattttcttcttctgtttataCTTTTGTTAATGATGGATTTCCTGACCTGCAGTTACTAATTTTTGGAAGGTTTACTTTATTCTCTGCTTTATTATTTTGTCCCCTGTATGTTCCTACTGTagaatatttcctttctctttatttttttctgtttagtatTTAAACCTAGGGAGCCTTCAATGGTTTGTTCATGAGTGCAAATCTGTCTTCCTGactgtttaattttattataattattctatTGGCTTGTGGGGgcattgaaaaagaaatgttaagagTCAGTTTTTATTCTTGGAAGACATAGAATTCTATTGtgtctgctcagttcagttcagtttctcagtcatgtccaactctttgcgaccccatggactgcagcacttccctgtccatcaccaactcccggagtttactcaactcatgtccattgagtcggtgatgccatccaaccatctcatcctctgtcgtccccttctcctcctgccctcaatctttcccagcatcagggtcctttccaatgagtcagctcttcacatcaggtggccaaagtattggagcttcaccttcagcatcagtccttccaatgaacacccaggactgatctccttcaggatggactggttggatctccttgcagtccaagggactctcaagagtcctctccaacaccacagttcaaaaccatcaattcttcggcactcagctttctttatagtccaactctcacatccatacatgactactggaaaaaccatagccttgacttgacggaccttttttggcaaagtaatgtctctgctttttaacatgctgtctaggttggtcataacttttcttccaaggagtaagtgtcttttaatttcatggctgcagtcaccatccgcagtgattttggagcccaagaaaataaagtctgtcactgtttccactgtttctccatctgcttgccatgaagtgatggaattggatgccatgatcttagttttctgaatgttgagctttaagccaactttttcactctcctcttccactttcatcaagaggctctttagttcttcttcactttctgccataagggtggtgtcatctgcgtatttgaggtggttgatatttgtcccggcaatcttgattccaacttgtgcttcatccagcccagtgtttctcatgatgtactctgcatataaggtaaataagcagggtgacaatatacagccttgatgtactcctttcccaatttggaaccagtctgttgttccctgtccagttctaactgttgcttcctgacctgcatacagatttctcaagaggcaggtcaggtggtctggtattcccatctctttcagaattttccatagttattgtgatccacacagttaaaggcttcggcatagtcagtaaggcagaaatagatgtttttctggaactctcttgatttttcaatgatccagcggatgttggcaatttgatctctggttcctctgccttttctaaaaccagcttgaacatcttgtagttcacggttcacgtattgttgaagcctggcttggagaattttgagcattacttgttGTGTCtgctagaaaattatttttcctatgcTCATTTTTGTTTAGCTATTTTGGGAAGCATATTCTAtcctgtattagtttgctagggttgCTAGAACACAGTACTACAAACTAGGTGTCTTAAGCAACAGAAGTTTGTTTACCTCACAGCTCTAAAGGCTgtaagtccaagatcagggtgtcaACAGGATTGGTTCCTTCtgaaggctgggagggagggtgtGTCCCATgcttctctcctagcttctggtgtcTTGCTGGCAACCTTTGAGATTCCTTGACTTGTATATGCATCACCCAGTCTCTATCTTTGAGTTCACGTGGTGTTCTCCCTGTTTGCCTACATCTCCTCTTTTTGTAAAGACAACAGTTATATTGGGTTAAGGACCCACCCTACTCTAGTCTGACGAAATGGTAATCTAACTGACTACATCTGCCtgtgaccctgtttccaaatgagGTTACAGTCTCAGGTActaggggttagggcttcaacatacggATTTTGGGAGGAATACCATTCAACCCATAACAACTCATCAACTTGTCCCTGGTTAGGTGCTCTCATCTTTAatccttccttttctgtttttgttctcatAGTTTGGAATCAAGACGATGTTGGAGACAGAAGAAGGAATTCTGCTGCTGGTCAGAGCCATGGATCCTGCTGTTCCCAACATGATGATTGATGCTGCTAAGCTACTGTCTGCTCTCTGTATCCTGCCGCAGCCAGAGGACATGTATGTGGCTGgaatgatttttctattttcttttttatcatcttCCTTAGTCTTGAGGAATATTGAGTTGCTTGGGTGTCCACTTACTCTTAAATACTAGGTAAGACTATATTTCTTACGTGAACACTGTGAATCTTAATATTTAAGAATGTTTGTTAAGAGATGGAGGCTGTTCTGCATGTATTGCTGCTTATCAAGGGTACAGCAGAGTGCCTCCTAGATCTCCAGTAATGTCTGTATTGTCTAGGACAagggtttctttttaattttttaaaattcagaaataacaCAAGGTTATTTTAAAACTCCGaacaacacagaaatatatgAAGTACGATTAAACAATGTCATCCCTTTGGCAAACCCTATTCTACAGAGGTGACCACTTTTAATGGTGTGGTGTAGTCTCAtggatcattttcttttttttttttcatggatcaTTTTCTAGCTTAGACAAATATACTAAGTTATAACATACCTGCCACTCCAAAAGATGGTATCTTAGAATTAAGgaaaggtggcgctagtggtaaagaatccacctgccaatgaggagatgctagagacacttccccctgggttgggaagatcccctggaataggaaacggcaacctgctccagtattcttgcctggaaaattccatggatggaggagcctggtgggctacagtccatgggactgcaaagagttggacatgactgagcacacatacatgtattctttgtacaatatatatatattatttcatatttatgtaCTTATGTTGGGTAGATTTTCTAGGAGTAGGCCAATGTTACCGGCATTAAAAATTGGTACTGTTAAATGCCTCTCCAAGAGTTGTCCAATTTATACGCCTTAGAACAGGGGTCTTGATTTGGTAAATATGGATAGGACTCTAGGGCTGTATTTTTAGGGAGTGCACTTTTCTGAAGAGATGGTCCTTAGTTTCCTGGTGATCTGGCCTCTGCTCTATATGATAAGAAGAAGAATATGAGAAATCTAGAATGTTGATATTGTCTGTTTCCTAACTGATCTGTGCCCCTGTGTAATCTACCTGACCGGAGCACCTGACCaattctctccctttcctcactCTTGGGCAGGAATGAAAGGGTTTTGGAGGCGATGACAGAAAGAGCTGAAATGGATGAGGTGGAACGTTTTCAGCCACTGCTGGATGGATTAAAAAGTGGGACCTCCATTGCTCTCAAGGCATGTATACCTGTGAAATGGCCCACAAGTGGAATTCAAGATAGAAAGACTGAAGTtcatttgacctttttttttttaatttgaccttTTAAAAGTACACATGGAGCAGTTACCaacaatgtattttatatttcaaagttCTTTCTGAAGGGAAAATGGTTACTCTTCTCtctaaaaagcagagaaagaactgTTTTCCTCATTACGAGGTGGAAAAAAGGCATGGTATTTATTTACAAGctaggaaaccaaggcccagaacAAATTACACTTTCAAATCCCCGGAATTCTTTAGACCTCTGAGCTCTCTGGACCTCTGTTTAAACCAGGCTAATTTGCTGTAACAGAAAATCATTCTTGTCGTTTTTGTACTCCATCTTCTAGGTAATATTTGGGGGCCTCAGAATGCAGGTAAAGAGAGTGGGATCTTGATCTCTAGGAGTTAACATTGACACAGCTGCTGAATTTTCTTATCTTAGGTGGGATGCCTACAGCTCATCAATGCTCTCATCACACCAGCTGAAGAACTTGATTTCCGAGTTCACATCCGAAGTGAACTGATGCGCTTGGGGCTGCACCAAGTGTTGCAGGTGAGAGGCAGCTCTTCATTAGAAAGGCTGGGCTGGTTCCTCCTGTTCCTATAgccccaccatccctgggataacttccattttcagtttaaaaaccaggttgagggagttccctggtggtctactggttaggattcagcactttcactgctgtggcctgggttcagttcctggttgggcaACCATGGCAGGTCATGCAGCGtggccaaacaaaccaaaaaaacaggGTAAAAGGTTTGGGTTTCTAGCCAGCATCAGGCACTTCTGGGTTCCCTGACCTATTCTTCTGATGTTGACAGGACCTTCGAGAGATTGAAAATGATGATATGAGAGTGCAGCTTACTGTATTTGATGAACAAGGAGAAGAAGATTCCTATGACCTGAAGGGACGGCTGGATGACATTCGAATGGAGATGGAATATCCTTTTACTGACTGGGTTGAAATAGATAAGACATTCGGTTGTTTTCAGTGATAGATCCCTGTATGGAATGGTGTGGAGTTGATGATCAGAAGAGGGCATTAGTCCGTCTTCCTAGTAGATAAGGCGGCTGTCTTTTGATTGCTGTGGATTTGTTTACCTCAGCACGGACTAGAGGAGTTGGGAAAGCTCATCTGAGGGTTGCTCAGCATGGAAGCAGTCATCATAGTTAATATAGATCTCCTAGAACACAATAGCTTAGCTTATTAAGATGTGGAACTGGTTTTGGAAGGACATAGGCAAGTCAGGGAATAGGGCTGTAACTTGTATGTGCCCCTGAGACTGACATGGGGAATAATTTGGTTACCTATCGGTATTTTCCACAAGTGACTTTGAGGCActtacctttttctttctgtctattGCTCGATTTTCAAGCCAAGTACTAGGCATTTTGTCTCTGTGTAGTACCACTGACTCACTGGTCCTCTGGCCAAAGGAAGTTTACACAGCTTAAAGTTTAGGCCAGGGTGTACAGAAGGAACAGCTGTTAGAATAGAAGTGGCATCTTGTTCCTTTTCATGAGAGTTGTCAAGCTACCTGTCAGACATATTTTCTAAGTTTATGCTTTCCTTagcctcttctccttttccactGACTTCAGTGAAGTCTTCCAGATTCTGTTAAACACAGTGAAGGATTCAAAGGCAGAGCAGCACTTCCTGTCTATCCTGCAGCACTTACTCTTAGTCCGAAATGACTATGAGGCCAGGTGAGATGGTATACCTTTGGGAAGATTAATCTGAACCTAAATGGAGAGAGCAAAATTCAAGTGAACTGCCCTCTTTCATAGTGGGGTGAAGGTGATAGCCAAGGAAGGCAGCAGTATAAAGTTCTTTCATGTTGGAACATGAGATTCAAGCCATAGACTAGAGATTCAGCAATAGTACTGTCTGTCACAGGCAGGGTCTAGCTTGAATTTTAGATGGAAAATGATTTGCACTGGGAGACAGATGGCAAGAAGTTTTGACACTCTGAAGTAGATGTGCATAGCTGATGCGGAAGAGGGGGATTTCTTAGAATGGCAGCAGTACTCCATTAATATTATGAAAAAGTCTTTTCCAGGACATTTATCCTCAGGTCCTTCTATTGTCAAAGCAATTTACCTTTCTTGATCCTGAATACCaaaattatattttggttttCCATTAATaaccttgttttgtttcttctgtagACCGCAGTACTATAAGTTGATTGAAGAATGTATTTCTCAGATAGTTCTGCATAAGAACGGGGCTGATCCGGACTTCAAGTGTCGGCACCTCCAGATTGATATTGAGGGACTGATTGGTAAGTGTATTCATCTATTTGGTTCTGTGAAACATTGCTTCCacctttcattttccatttttctttcagtgaagATTTCAGAGAAGGTACTTTTTTAGCCCATGGGTATTTCCATTTTCACTCTTTCTTAGGTGATATAATAATATCTATGCTAGGAATATACAGGCCTTTAGTTTATTTccaaaaaattctaaaagtttATCCCTTCTCATACACCTCCCCACCTTTTGAAGGGACTTCAGGTATTGTCTTTAACTCCTGCTGGTCCCAGAGATTCATAAGTACTACTTGTAGGCATTTTCTGTGCCACCCAGCATGGTAGCCATACTGTGTAACAGGCACTCAGAAATTATATGTTGAACTTAGCTGAAAGTTCCATTTCTTTGTCCCATACAGAACATTAAGAAGGATAAGAAAAATAACCAAAGGGCAGTCTTTGCTCCTTTTGTTTATATGGAAGGGCTTAGTGAGAGGGGCAGGGGAGAATTGGGAACTTGACTTCCTGACTCTTTGCCTTCTTTTTAGACCAAATGATTGATAAAACAAAGGTGGAGAAATCAGAAGCCAAAGCTACAGAGCTGGAAAAAAAGGTATGTATGAGAGATCAAAAATAATTGAgctatatctttctttctttgtttaagGGTTTTGATTTTTCCGACATGTGACACAGTTACTCATGATATTTTGGAAGTGTTCAGCACACAATAGCAGTTCCTTGGGGAAACCTTTCTGGTGTAGGTCATTCAGTGGAGAAAGTATGATCATGAGTAGCTGGTCCATTGTGAGTTGGCACAGTTCATGGGCCCCCGAGCAGGAGGAAGACAGGTGGAACTCTCATATAACGTTGTCAGCACTTGGGTTTACTTGATGTCTCAGGCCTCTTAGCCATAGAATAATCGGAACTGGAATatgtctgaattctttttctctttgattaaGGACTCCTATTGTTGATAACTTTTTGATCCTTGAGACTGTTGGGACTGTGCACCTTAGCTGTCCTGGTTAAATGTCCTTAAAatcttggtggtggtggctttttaaaaaaatcactcccAAGTATTGATAGTCTATGGAAATAATCCCTGGCTTCCCCCTCCTTTAAGCTTGATTTTAAGGTCAAAATCATAGTGGCCTGTTTTCCCAGGCATTCCTTGGGTCAGTGAGCTCAACAGATCAAGGATTAACACAAAACAGTAAATTATGGGGAATAATACTGGACTTTTGTTGAGATGGAGaacctgatttctttcttttctagctGGACTCCGAGTTAACAGCTCGACATGAGCTCCAGGTGGAAATGAAAAAGATGGAAAGTGACTTTGAGCAGAAGCTCCAGGATATTCAGGGAGAAAAGGATGCATTGGATTCTGAAAAGCAAAAAATTGCCACGGAGAAACAGGACCTGGAAGCAGAAGTGTCTCAGCTCACAGGAGAGGTAATTTCCGAACAGGGAAGGCAGAGTAACCTGGGACTGCCAGCAGCAGCTTCAGGGTGAGCCTGTGTTGGAGCAGGACTCTCTCATCTTACAACTAGGAAGAGTTCAGATACTAATAGGTAATCTAGTTAGGTGGTGCATATTCTTTAAATCATGAACTGTTTGGGGGATAAGTAATACGTAAGATAGACAATTTGGAGAATACAGAacaacacaaagaataaaatgagtcACCGAACTACCCAGAGATAAAGATAATATTTCTAGTAATTTAGAAATATTCTAGTAAATTTAGGAGTAAATACTAAATAAACTGTTCTATTTACTAATTTTCTCTTACTTGAGTCATCTCTGGACAGATCTATGCCTACATACTCTGCCTGcagttataaatatttatatgatcTGTGATACCTGATAACTTGATCACTTTATGTGTTTATATTACTACATTTATAGCACATATGTTAATTATATAACTAGAATATTTGGTTTACTTGATCTTTGCAATTTCTAATCAAAGGGAGAGTTTAACATAAACTTTGACGTTGCCTTCTTAATGCAAAGCGTACTGAACTAAGAACACGAAAACCTGAATTCTAGTTTTGTCTCTGTTGCTAAGTAGCTCTGTGACTTTAGGTGGAGCCTGTCAACTAACTGTTTTCACTCccttcatgtataaaatgagaaGTTTGGATCAAGTAATTTCTTAGGTTCTTTCCAGTGGTCCCTGAAGTGGAGTGAGACATATTCCTCTTGGTGGTGTTTCTGCAGGTTGCCAAGCTGTCCAAGGAACTGGAAGATGCCAAGAAAGAAGTGGCTTCTCTCTCTGCTGCAGTTACTGCTGTAGCCCCTCCTAGCAGTGCTGCTGTTCCCCCTGCGCCTCCTTTACCTGCTGACTCTGGGCCTGTTGTACCCCCTGTATCAGTCCCCACACCCCCACTTCCTGAGGCCAGGGCCagtcctcctcccccacctcctgctcctcctctacCTGGGTGtgctttcctctccccacctggGGGTCCTAgcatcccccctcctccccctttgcCTGGAGGTGTTGGCATccccccccctcctcctcctccccctttgcCTGGAAGTGTTGGCATccccccgcctcctccccctttGCCTGGAGGTGTTGGcatccccccaccacctcctcccccttTGCCTGGAGGTGTTGGCATccccccccctcctccccctttgcCTGGAGGTGTTGGCATccccccccctcctccccctttgcCTGGAGGTGTTGgcatccccccaccaccacctcccctgcCTGGGGGCCCTGgcatcccccccccccctcctctcttgcctggaggaccagGAGtgccgcctccccctcccccttttcctgGTGgaatccccccaccccctccatttCCTGGAGGCCCTGGCATTC
This genomic window from Cervus canadensis isolate Bull #8, Minnesota chromosome 4, ASM1932006v1, whole genome shotgun sequence contains:
- the DIAPH1 gene encoding protein diaphanous homolog 1 isoform X1, producing MEPPGGGLGPGRGTRDKKKGRNPDELPSAGGDGGKSKKFTLKRLMADELERFTSMRSKKEKEKPNSAHRNSSAFYGDDPTAQSLQDVSDEQVLVLFEQMLLDMNLNEEKQQPLREKDIIIKREMVSQYLHTSKAGMSQKESSRSAMMYIQELRSGLRDMPLLSCLESLRVSLNNNPVSWVQTFGAEGLASLLDILKRLHDEKEETAGGYDSRNKHEIIRCLKAFMNNKFGIKTMLETEEGILLLVRAMDPAVPNMMIDAAKLLSALCILPQPEDMNERVLEAMTERAEMDEVERFQPLLDGLKSGTSIALKVGCLQLINALITPAEELDFRVHIRSELMRLGLHQVLQDLREIENDDMRVQLTVFDEQGEEDSYDLKGRLDDIRMEMDDFSEVFQILLNTVKDSKAEQHFLSILQHLLLVRNDYEARPQYYKLIEECISQIVLHKNGADPDFKCRHLQIDIEGLIDQMIDKTKVEKSEAKATELEKKLDSELTARHELQVEMKKMESDFEQKLQDIQGEKDALDSEKQKIATEKQDLEAEVSQLTGEVAKLSKELEDAKKEVASLSAAVTAVAPPSSAAVPPAPPLPADSGPVVPPVSVPTPPLPEARASPPPPPPAPPLPGCAFLSPPGGPSIPPPPPLPGGVGIPPPPPPPPLPGSVGIPPPPPPLPGGVGIPPPPPPPLPGGVGIPPPPPPLPGGVGIPPPPPPLPGGVGIPPPPPPLPGGPGIPPPPPLLPGGPGVPPPPPPFPGGIPPPPPFPGGPGIPPPLPFGVPAAPVLPFGLTPKKLYKPEVQLRRPNWSKFVAEDLSQDCFWTKVKEDRFENSELFAKLTSTFSAQTKTSKAKKDQEGGEEKKSLQKKKVKELKVLDSKTAQNLSIFLGSFRMPYHEIKNVILEVNEAVLTESMIQNLIKQMPEPEQLKMLSELKDEYDDLAESEQFGVVMGAVPRLRPRLNAILFKLQFGEQVENIKPEIVSVTAACEELRKSENFSSLLELTLLVGNFMNAGSRNAGAFGFNISFLCKLRDTKSTDQKMTLLHFLAELCENDHPEVLKFPDELAHVEKASRVSAENLQKNLDQMKKQISDVERDIQNFPAATDEKDKFVEKMTSFVKDAQEQYNKLRLMHSNMETLYKELGEYFLFDPKKVSVEEFFMDLHNFKNMFVQAVKENQKRRETEEKMRRAKLAKEKAEKERLEKQQKREQLIDMNAEGDETGVMDSLLEALQSGAAFRRKRGPRQGVRKAACAATSQLVSELTKEDAMTCVPAKMPKKSEEVPTILEETAELLGRAS
- the DIAPH1 gene encoding protein diaphanous homolog 1 isoform X3, yielding MEPPGGGLGPGRGTRDKKKGRNPDELPSAGGDGGKSKKFTLKRLMADELERFTSMRSKKEKEKPNSAHRNSSAFYGDDPTAQSLQDVSDEQVLVLFEQMLLDMNLNEEKQQPLREKDIIIKREMVSQYLHTSKAGMSQKESSRSAMMYIQELRSGLRDMPLLSCLESLRVSLNNNPVSWVQTFGAEGLASLLDILKRLHDEKEETAGGYDSRNKHEIIRCLKAFMNNKFGIKTMLETEEGILLLVRAMDPAVPNMMIDAAKLLSALCILPQPEDMNERVLEAMTERAEMDEVERFQPLLDGLKSGTSIALKVGCLQLINALITPAEELDFRVHIRSELMRLGLHQVLQDLREIENDDMRVQLTVFDEQGEEDSYDLKGRLDDIRMEMDDFSEVFQILLNTVKDSKAEQHFLSILQHLLLVRNDYEARPQYYKLIEECISQIVLHKNGADPDFKCRHLQIDIEGLIDQMIDKTKVEKSEAKATELEKKLDSELTARHELQVEMKKMESDFEQKLQDIQGEKDALDSEKQKIATEKQDLEAEVSQLTGEVAKLSKELEDAKKEVASLSAAVTAVAPPSSAAVPPAPPLPADSGPVVPPVSVPTPPLPEARASPPPPPPAPPLPGCAFLSPPGGPSIPPPPPLPGGVGIPPPPPPPPLPGSVGIPPPPPPLPGGVGIPPPPPPPLPGGVGIPPPPPPLPGGVGIPPPPPPLPGGVGIPPPPPPLPGGPGIPPPPPLLPGGPGVPPPPPPFPGGIPPPPPFPGGPGIPPPLPFGVPAAPVLPFGLTPKKLYKPEVQLRRPNWSKFVAEDLSQDCFWTKVKEDRFENSELFAKLTSTFSAQTKTSKAKKDQEGGEEKKSLQKKKVKELKVLDSKTAQNLSIFLGSFRMPYHEIKNVILEVNEAVLTESMIQNLIKQMPEPEQLKMLSELKDEYDDLAESEQFGVVMGAVPRLRPRLNAILFKLQFGEQVENIKPEIVSVTAACEELRKSENFSSLLELTLLVGNFMNAGSRNAGAFGFNISFLCKLRDTKSTDQKMTLLHFLAELCENDHPEVLKFPDELAHVEKASRVSAENLQKNLDQMKKQISDVERDIQNFPAATDEKDKFVEKMTSFVKDAQEQYNKLRLMHSNMETLYKELGEYFLFDPKKVSVEEFFMDLHNFKNMFVQAVKENQKRRETEEKMRRAKLAKEKAEKERLEKQQKREQLIDMNAEGDETGVMDSLLEALQSGAAFRRKRGPRQDNPSPWEEEEETYKLASGRQRVQPHPS